A genome region from Methanobacterium bryantii includes the following:
- a CDS encoding DUF2120 domain-containing protein, whose product MKPIHKIAGQVMGDLEAFHGSKPAIDADNILIVRGMSRKQFNEELDEVLSNLLKKLGARQIDMFSEEGGNMIGIMDERIRESVDIPGETDITGVYLLKESLEAMNCNVAYTLGLIDNVGTFIVTWKDKSGIGPQFVEVVAANIE is encoded by the coding sequence GTGAAGCCAATACACAAAATTGCAGGTCAGGTAATGGGTGATTTAGAGGCATTCCATGGATCAAAACCTGCCATAGATGCCGATAATATTCTCATTGTAAGGGGAATGTCAAGAAAACAATTTAATGAAGAACTGGATGAAGTTCTTTCGAATCTTTTAAAAAAACTCGGTGCACGCCAGATAGATATGTTTTCCGAAGAAGGGGGGAACATGATCGGCATAATGGATGAAAGGATAAGAGAAAGTGTTGATATTCCAGGTGAAACTGATATTACTGGAGTTTACCTGCTTAAAGAATCTTTAGAAGCCATGAATTGTAATGTAGCATATACATTAGGCCTCATCGATAATGTTGGGACTTTTATCGTTACATGGAAAGATAAAAGTGGAATAGGTCCGCAGTTCGTGGAAGTGGTTGCTGCAAATATAGAATAA
- the mptA gene encoding GTP cyclohydrolase MptA, whose translation MSITCFPDTQDKVPTIPVHLTRVGVSGVKKLLKIEREGKRPIVLLPTFDAFVDLPSTQRGIHMSRNPEAISEVLQEAMESTAVEIENVCAEIVSLLLKKHKYARRAEVSMKSDFMFMKKSPVTKMKTQEMTKIMADASGYRDGDKVVIRRMIGAEVVGMTACPCAQESIKESSRQKLLEFLDEETTEKVLNTVSLASHNQRGRGMIMIEVPEQHMIRGEDLIRIIEDSMSSSVCELLKRSDENAVVVHAHEHPMFVEDCVRNMVQKIVNEYSHLPDDTLVTVRQINEESIHRHNAFAEKVAMLGELKYEIEGIEENNQSAKTICN comes from the coding sequence TTGTCTATCACATGTTTTCCAGACACACAAGATAAAGTACCCACTATCCCTGTACATCTTACAAGGGTCGGAGTTAGCGGGGTTAAAAAACTTTTAAAAATTGAAAGAGAAGGGAAAAGACCCATAGTACTTCTACCTACCTTCGACGCCTTTGTGGATCTTCCAAGTACGCAGAGAGGGATCCACATGTCCAGGAACCCAGAAGCCATTAGCGAAGTTCTTCAAGAAGCTATGGAAAGCACAGCAGTTGAAATAGAAAACGTATGTGCTGAAATAGTAAGTCTTCTTCTTAAAAAACACAAATACGCAAGAAGGGCAGAAGTAAGCATGAAAAGCGATTTCATGTTCATGAAAAAATCTCCTGTTACAAAAATGAAAACTCAGGAAATGACCAAAATCATGGCAGACGCCAGCGGTTACAGAGATGGAGATAAAGTTGTGATAAGGAGGATGATCGGTGCTGAGGTCGTCGGAATGACAGCATGTCCTTGCGCACAGGAATCTATAAAAGAAAGTTCACGACAGAAACTTCTAGAGTTTTTAGATGAAGAAACAACTGAAAAAGTCTTAAATACTGTATCTCTTGCATCGCACAACCAGAGGGGAAGGGGGATGATCATGATAGAAGTCCCAGAACAACATATGATCCGCGGCGAAGACCTTATAAGGATTATAGAAGACTCAATGAGCTCTTCAGTATGCGAACTTCTTAAGAGGTCCGATGAAAATGCAGTTGTGGTCCATGCGCATGAACATCCAATGTTTGTTGAAGACTGCGTAAGAAATATGGTACAGAAGATCGTGAATGAATATTCTCACCTTCCAGATGATACATTAGTAACTGTAAGACAGATAAATGAGGAAAGTATACACAGACATAACGCATTTGCAGAAAAAGTCGCCATGTTAGGTGAGCTAAAGTACGAAATTGAAGGTATAGAAGAAAATAATCAGTCTGCTAAAACAATTTGTAACTGA